The genomic window CGCTCCGTCATAATAGAGATAAAATTGTCATTATTCATCGCACGCTCCTATTGATGGATGGGTCATGCTACCCGATTTCTCCCAAGATTCGCGCCTTTTCATCTTCATACGCTGCATTCACGGGTGCAAGCAGATCCTGGCAGAACTCAGCGGCGAGGATGCCGTCGATCTCCGCCTTGACCATACCGCCTTTCTGGTATGCCACCATCGCCGTGTCGTGTTCCAAGAGCCGTTCGCGGATTATGTAAGATGTGA from Candidatus Poribacteria bacterium includes these protein-coding regions:
- a CDS encoding initiator RepB protein, which produces TSYIIRERLLEHDTAMVAYQKGGMVKAEIDGILAAEFCQDLLAPVNAAYEDEKARILGEIG